A single genomic interval of Hydractinia symbiolongicarpus strain clone_291-10 chromosome 8, HSymV2.1, whole genome shotgun sequence harbors:
- the LOC130653788 gene encoding uncharacterized protein LOC130653788: MLPLEKKLRIRNTLVKVIENYLREEIKPCYEHYQEEKLTLLQTLNTTIESKLGKFLSITEEISEIIEEEDQLIKDAQESSDFEVRVRNELLILDRFLKSKQDRSDTVSTRSVSASSSIKLPKIEIKKFDGDPTNWFSFIDSFETAVDKNDHMSNVEKMNYLLGFVVKDAASTISGLKLSNDDYEIALNLLKDRFGDPQMIISGHMNKLLNLEPVMAISDVRNLRQLFDITEAQVRSLQSLGVESQNFGSMLIPVLLQKLPGELRLIISRQLGKNA, from the coding sequence ATGTTGCCTTTGGAAAAGAAGTTAAGAATAAGAAACACGTTAGTAAAAGTTATCGAAAATTACTTACGAGAAGAAATAAAACCTTGTTATGAACATTATCAAGAAGAAAAACTTACGTTATTGCAAACGTTGAACACTACCATAGAGAGCAAACTTGGAAAATTTTTAAGTATTACGGAAGAGATTTCCGAAATTATTGAAGAGGAAGATCAATTAATAAAAGATGCTCAAGAAAGTAGTGACTTTGAAGTACGGGTAAGAAATGAACTGCTAATACTTGATCGTTTCctaaaatcaaaacaagatAGAAGTGACACAGTCAGTACGAGGTCAGTTAGTGCTTCAAGCTCTATTAAACTgccaaaaattgaaataaaaaaatttgatggcGATCCAACTAATTGGTTTTCATTTATTGATTCTTTTGAAACAGCAGTTGACAAAAACGATCACATGTctaatgttgaaaaaatgaattatttgttaGGATTTGTTGTTAAAGATGCTGCATCTACGATAAGCGGTTTAAAACTGAGTAATGATGATTATGAGATTgctttaaatttgttaaaagatcGCTTCGGAGATCCGCAAATGATAATTTCAGGACATATGAATAAACTATTAAACTTGGAGCCTGTCATGGCTATTTCTGACGTTCGTAATTTACGCCAATTGTTCGATATAACTGAGGCGCAAGTGCGTAGTTTACAATCTTTAGGAGTTGAATCTCAAAACTTTGGCTCAATGCTTATACCTGTGTTATTGCAAAAACTGCCAGGAGAATTGCGTCTGATTATTAGTCGCCAACTTGGAAAAAACGCATGA
- the LOC130654366 gene encoding uncharacterized protein LOC130654366 yields the protein MLQNMQNTTGTHTRHRNAKHRQPQNQLNDDSLTTAETKLHPLYFKKYTQLSASKLSKDECYSEKTRNEFVNYVITNNDTNFSYSFVRDVIGSFKGDAEKFYPAFYKSVYENIVFRNLSNRSSILLGFEVANHVLAHLTNSTVKENTVEFSSHVNFSLKERNIIKYLSGYVFSTLYRRIRRSKKSRSMLGVQSLDILLAGKSCLVEDDKNSDLVNMKDRGGLWSVTDDVFRIFCCAELEVRANFHHTIDSKKIVSDLLEYPVVLCNYNKITSHSTEKVTKELAMNLLEHLIMLYVRVRVFSFVKDKCELHKIASKQKKARSLRTEIKKSSSNLSDGH from the coding sequence ATGCTCCAAAACATGCAAAACACAACGGGGACTCACACAAGACACCGAAATGCGAAACATCGTCAGCCACAAAACCAGTTAAATGACGACAGCCTCACTACTGCTGAAACCAAGCTCCATCCGTTATACTTTAAGAAGTACACCCAATTAAGTGCAAGTAAACTTTCTAAAGATGAATGCTATAGTGAGAAGACCAGAAATGAATTTGTCAATTATGTTATTACAAACAACGATACAAACTTTTCCTATAGTTTTGTCAGAGATGTGATTGGTAGTTTTAAAGGCGATGCTGAAAAGTTTTATCCGGCCTTCTATAAATCTGtgtatgaaaatattgttttcagaaatttatcaaATCGAAGCTCTATTCTCCTTGGTTTTGAAGTGGCTAATCACGTACTTGCTCATCTCACTAATTCAACTGTAAAAGAAAACACTGTAGAATTTTCTTCCCATGTGAATTTTTCACTCAAAGAAAGAAACATAATTAAATATCTAAGTGGTTATGTATTTAGTACCCTATATCGTCGCATTAGGAgatcaaaaaaatcaagaagtaTGCTTGGAGTTCAAAGTTTGGACATCTTATTAGCTGGAAAGTCATGTCTTGTGGAAGACGATAAAAATTCTGATTTAGTAAATATGAAGGACAGAGGAGGGTTATGGTCAGTAACCGATgatgttttcagaattttttgttGTGCAGAACTTGAAGTTCGTGCTAATTTTCACCATACAATTGATAGTAAGAAAATTGTTTCAGACCTGCTTGAGTACCCTGTTGTGCTTTgtaattacaacaaaataacatcacactcaaccgaaaaagtcacaaaagaaTTAGCAATGAACTTACTTGAGCATCTCATCATGCTTTATGTTCGTGTTCGTGTTTTTTCATTTGTGAAAGATAAATGTGAGCTGCACAAAATTgcatcaaaacagaaaaaagctcGATCTCTACGCACTGAAATCAAGAAATCTTCAAGCAATCTTTCAGATGGACATTGA